The following are encoded in a window of Eschrichtius robustus isolate mEscRob2 chromosome 1, mEscRob2.pri, whole genome shotgun sequence genomic DNA:
- the REM2 gene encoding GTP-binding protein REM 2, giving the protein MHTDLDTDMDTDTETTALCPAGSHRASPPGTPTPEADATLLKKPEKLLAGLDRGGPPPAPGAPRRRGSMPVPYKHQLRRAQAVDELDWPPQTSSSGSSDSLGSGEAAPIQKDGIFKVMLVGESGVGKSTLAGTFGGLQGDSAHEPENPEDTYERRIMVDKEEVTLVVYDIWEQGDAAGWLQDHCLQTGDAFLIVFSVTDRQSFSKVPETLLRLRAGRPHHDLPVILVGNKSDLARSREVSLEEGRHLAGTLSCKHIETSAALHHNTRELFEGAVRQIRLRRGPNRAGGPQPEWGRPEGPAPPTRRESLTKKAKRFLANLVPRNTKFFKQRSRSCHDLSVL; this is encoded by the exons ATGCACACAGACCTCGACACCGACATGGACACGGACACAGAAACCACAGCACTCTGCCCCGCCGGCAGCCACCGGGCCTCCCCGCCAGGGACGCCCACACCAG AAGCAGATGCTACACTGCTGAAGAAGCCAGAGAAACTGTTGGCAGGGTTGGACCGGGGCGGGCCACCCCCTGCCCCGGGGGCCCCCAGACGAAGAGGCAGTATGCCTGTCCCCTACAAGCACCAGCTGCGGCGGGCCCAGGCTGTAGATGAACTTGACTGGCCACCTCAAACCTCATCCTCTGGCTCCTCTGACTCCCTGGGTTCAGGAGAGGCAGCCCCCATCCAAAAGGATGGCATCTTCAAGGTCATGCTGGTGGGGGAGAGCGGCGTGGGCAAGAGCACCCTAGCAGGCACTTTCGGTGGTCTCCAGGGAGACAGTGCTCACGAGCCGGAGAACCCAG AGGACACCTATGAGAGACGCATCATGGTGGACAAGGAGGAAGTGACTCTAGTTGTTTATGACATCTGGGAACAG GGGGATGCAGCGGGGTGGCTGCAGGACCACTGCCTTCAGACGGGGGATGCCTTTCTCATCGTCTTCTCAGTCACCGACCGACAAAGCTTCTCCAAAGTTCCAGAGACCCTACTACGGCTCAGGGCTGGGAGGCCCCACCATGACCTGCCTGTCATCCTCGTTGGAAACAAGAGTGACCTGGCCCGCTCCCGGGAGGTCTCACTGGAGG AGGGCCGCCATCTGGCAGGGACACTGAGCTGCAAGCACATCGAGACGTCGGCCGCGCTGCACCACAACACGCGGGAGCTCTTCGAGGGAGCGGTGCGCCAGATCCGGCTGCGGCGGGGCCCGAACCGCGCTGGGGGCCCGCAGCCCGAGTGGGGCAGGCCCGAGGGCCCCGCGCCGCCCACGCGCCGCGAGAGCCTCACCAAGAAGGCCAAGCGCTTCCTTGCCAACCTGGTGCCGCGCAACACCAAGTTCTTCAAGCAGCGCTCCAGGTCGTGTCACGACCTCTCCGTGCTCTGA